The following proteins are encoded in a genomic region of Lactiplantibacillus plantarum:
- the carB gene encoding carbamoyl-phosphate synthase large subunit produces MPKNNAIHSIAVIGSGPIKIGQAAEFDYAGTQACLSLKAAGYHVILINSNPATIMTDTATADEVYLEPLTLTSVTKILRATHPDALLPTLGGQTGLNLAMALDQAGVLNELKIQLLGTSLATINQAEDRAAFKTLMKRLHQPIPASTTVHHVTSALSFAEKIGYPVIVRPAFTLGGSGGGIANNAAELTQTLQRGLTMSPVTECLIEQSIAGFKEIEFEVMRDNQGTKIIVCSMENFDPVGIHTGDSIVYAPVQTLTDTEYQQLRTATLTIVEALDIRGGCNVQLAQDPNSRQYYVIEVNPRVSRSSALASKATGYPIAKIAADIAIGLNLSEINNPVTQTTYAAFEPALDYVVAKIPRFAFDKFPTADAHLGTQMKATGEVMAIGSTLEEATLKAIASLEIDPKIQASLTPDHHVTTTEYIDQLTHPTDQRLFYLLAALQAGWPLAKLATLTQITPFFLSKLQHIAQLIRNIKQVPTSQHLLSAKKYGVSLATMAHYAQTSVATIAAMTADLPFVYKMVDTCAGEFASVTPYFYSTAFGQTNESHPLGHSILVLGSGPIRIGQGIEFDYTTVHCVKAIQQAGYHAIIVNNNPETVSTDFSTSDKLYFEPLTIERLMPIIALEQPAGVIVQFGGQTAINLAHQLTKLGVTVLGTSVSATDLTEDRQSFADCLRLLKIAQAAGTTVTELSGARQAAHAIGYPLLVRPSFVLGGRAMAIVHNDHELTPVIKSAVAAGHGAPILMDQYLAGTECEVDVLSDGTSCFIPGIMEHIEGAGVHSGDSITVYPPQHLSPAVQDKIVTIATKLAQHLHCVGMMNIQFVVTDDVYVIDVNPRASRTVPYMSKVTHLPLAQLATRLILGQSLATLGLVPGLLTPVPQQIAIKAPVFSFNKLPQSPVVLSPEMKSTGETLGIGPTFTTAWHAAMADSYHLETWQTVDGLITDIATVAQPAVQELFAANHLTVTTIANTTDWPAKTKAVGFTLNDQPDNPVAIAALNHGQPLITAIDTLKTLLASTTTMVSE; encoded by the coding sequence ATGCCTAAAAACAATGCCATTCATTCGATTGCTGTCATCGGTTCTGGTCCAATCAAAATCGGTCAAGCCGCTGAGTTCGACTATGCCGGTACTCAGGCTTGTCTAAGCCTTAAAGCGGCCGGATATCATGTCATTTTGATCAATTCAAACCCAGCAACCATCATGACTGACACGGCCACCGCCGACGAAGTCTACTTAGAACCTCTGACTTTGACCAGTGTCACTAAAATTCTGCGGGCCACCCACCCTGATGCTTTGCTCCCGACACTTGGTGGACAAACCGGATTGAACCTAGCGATGGCGTTAGATCAGGCTGGCGTTCTTAATGAGTTGAAGATCCAACTGCTAGGAACTTCCCTAGCCACCATCAATCAAGCTGAAGACCGGGCAGCATTTAAAACACTTATGAAGCGGCTCCATCAACCGATTCCAGCAAGTACCACTGTTCACCACGTGACCAGTGCATTGTCGTTTGCTGAAAAAATCGGTTATCCGGTCATTGTTCGTCCAGCCTTTACACTCGGGGGTTCAGGTGGTGGCATTGCCAATAATGCCGCCGAATTGACCCAAACGTTACAGCGGGGGCTGACCATGTCCCCCGTCACCGAGTGCCTGATTGAACAAAGTATCGCCGGCTTCAAAGAAATTGAATTCGAAGTCATGCGTGATAATCAGGGTACCAAGATCATCGTCTGTTCCATGGAAAACTTCGATCCGGTCGGTATTCACACTGGCGATTCTATCGTGTATGCCCCCGTTCAGACTTTGACTGACACTGAATATCAGCAGCTACGAACGGCAACTTTGACGATTGTGGAAGCCCTCGACATTAGAGGTGGGTGCAACGTTCAACTCGCTCAAGACCCGAATAGTCGTCAGTACTACGTCATCGAAGTGAACCCGCGGGTCAGTCGTTCATCGGCGCTAGCTTCTAAAGCGACGGGATATCCAATTGCCAAAATTGCAGCCGATATCGCAATTGGTCTAAATTTATCTGAGATCAATAATCCAGTCACGCAGACAACCTATGCGGCCTTTGAACCAGCTTTAGACTATGTGGTTGCCAAAATCCCCCGGTTTGCGTTTGACAAGTTTCCAACGGCCGACGCTCACTTGGGAACACAGATGAAAGCCACGGGGGAGGTCATGGCGATTGGGTCAACCTTGGAGGAAGCCACGCTCAAGGCGATTGCTTCGCTTGAAATCGATCCCAAGATCCAAGCTTCCTTGACCCCTGACCACCACGTCACCACGACTGAATATATCGACCAATTGACCCACCCGACAGATCAGCGACTCTTCTATCTATTGGCGGCGCTGCAAGCGGGTTGGCCGTTAGCAAAATTAGCGACGCTAACGCAAATCACGCCATTTTTCTTGAGTAAGTTACAGCACATCGCCCAACTCATCCGGAATATCAAGCAAGTGCCGACGTCCCAACACCTCTTATCGGCGAAAAAGTACGGTGTGAGTCTGGCGACCATGGCGCATTATGCCCAAACTTCGGTAGCGACCATTGCTGCCATGACTGCTGATTTACCCTTCGTTTATAAAATGGTCGATACGTGTGCTGGTGAATTTGCCAGTGTTACACCATATTTTTACAGCACTGCTTTTGGACAAACTAATGAGAGTCACCCACTAGGACACAGTATTTTAGTACTCGGATCAGGCCCCATTCGAATCGGACAAGGCATCGAATTCGACTACACCACCGTTCACTGTGTCAAGGCCATTCAACAAGCTGGCTACCATGCAATCATCGTCAATAACAATCCCGAGACGGTCTCCACCGACTTTTCTACCTCGGATAAGCTTTATTTCGAGCCACTAACAATCGAACGTTTGATGCCAATCATTGCGTTGGAGCAACCCGCGGGCGTCATCGTTCAATTTGGGGGCCAAACTGCGATCAACCTTGCCCATCAGCTCACTAAATTAGGAGTCACCGTCCTAGGAACCAGTGTGTCCGCTACCGATTTGACCGAAGACCGGCAATCTTTTGCGGACTGTTTACGTCTACTAAAGATTGCCCAAGCCGCTGGAACGACCGTAACTGAGTTATCCGGTGCCCGTCAAGCAGCTCACGCAATCGGTTACCCCTTACTCGTACGGCCAAGCTTTGTACTCGGCGGCCGGGCCATGGCAATCGTTCATAACGATCATGAGCTCACGCCAGTTATTAAATCAGCGGTGGCAGCTGGCCATGGTGCGCCTATCTTAATGGACCAATACTTGGCGGGAACCGAGTGTGAAGTTGACGTTCTCTCCGACGGAACGTCGTGCTTCATTCCAGGAATCATGGAACATATTGAAGGTGCTGGCGTTCATTCTGGCGATTCCATTACAGTCTATCCACCACAGCACCTCAGCCCTGCTGTTCAAGATAAGATCGTCACCATTGCCACCAAATTAGCACAACACCTCCACTGTGTCGGTATGATGAACATTCAGTTCGTCGTCACCGATGATGTCTACGTAATCGACGTTAATCCGCGGGCAAGTCGAACAGTTCCTTACATGAGCAAGGTTACTCACTTGCCACTGGCACAATTGGCAACCCGGCTAATTCTCGGTCAAAGTTTAGCAACCCTTGGCCTAGTCCCCGGACTCTTGACACCCGTTCCACAACAAATTGCTATAAAGGCCCCAGTCTTCTCTTTCAATAAATTGCCACAATCACCAGTCGTTTTAAGTCCTGAGATGAAATCAACTGGTGAGACTCTTGGTATCGGCCCGACTTTCACGACCGCTTGGCATGCCGCCATGGCTGATAGTTATCACTTAGAGACTTGGCAAACCGTGGATGGTCTCATCACCGATATTGCCACTGTGGCGCAACCCGCGGTCCAGGAACTGTTCGCGGCTAACCACCTCACCGTCACAACAATCGCTAACACGACTGATTGGCCTGCAAAGACTAAAGCAGTGGGTTTCACGCTTAATGACCAACCTGATAATCCCGTGGCTATCGCTGCATTGAATCATGGACAGCCATTGATTACGGCGATTGATACGCTTAAGACCCTATTGGCCAGTACGACAACGATGGTAAGCGAATAA
- the argJ gene encoding bifunctional glutamate N-acetyltransferase/amino-acid acetyltransferase ArgJ, with amino-acid sequence MQVLTNTKFETVAFQWPAGFYSDGIHIGLRRHKKDFGWLFSKVPASAAGTYTTNQFQAAPTKLTKQMIDQGHQLQGLLLNSAIANSCTGEQGWQNALQEQAWLANKLNVAPNLIGVASTGLIGAQLPMDKIKNGLPQLTPTKSDAVTYAVLTTDQHPKTVCVQCELSGQLVTLTGFAKGSGMIHPKMATMLGFVTTDAQIDGPVLQDMLSTNVDQTFNQITVDGDTSTNDMVVTLANGLADNPSLQVGTTDYDIFNQALHYVLGQLAKQIAADGEGATKLVECNVVHAATTFDGQQIAKAIVGSNLVKAAIFGEDPNWGRIISTIGATDADIDVATVDIEMNGVLLVQQSLAVDFDMAAVQATLRDNQIMIDVDLHHGTASGQAWGCDLTYNYVKINASYHT; translated from the coding sequence ATGCAAGTTTTAACGAATACGAAGTTTGAAACGGTTGCCTTTCAGTGGCCGGCAGGTTTTTACAGTGATGGCATTCATATTGGTCTTCGTCGTCATAAAAAAGATTTTGGTTGGCTATTTTCAAAAGTGCCTGCCAGTGCGGCTGGAACTTATACGACGAATCAGTTTCAGGCAGCACCAACTAAGTTAACTAAACAGATGATCGACCAGGGCCACCAATTACAGGGACTGCTGCTGAACAGTGCAATCGCCAATTCTTGTACTGGCGAGCAGGGGTGGCAGAATGCGCTGCAAGAACAAGCCTGGTTAGCGAATAAACTAAACGTGGCGCCGAACTTGATTGGCGTTGCTTCAACTGGGCTGATTGGTGCTCAGTTACCCATGGATAAAATCAAAAACGGCTTGCCGCAATTGACACCAACGAAGAGTGACGCGGTGACCTACGCCGTGTTAACGACAGACCAGCATCCAAAAACCGTCTGTGTGCAGTGTGAACTCAGCGGCCAGTTAGTTACCTTGACCGGTTTTGCCAAAGGTTCTGGAATGATTCATCCCAAGATGGCAACCATGCTTGGTTTTGTCACCACCGATGCCCAAATAGACGGGCCAGTTTTACAGGACATGCTAAGTACTAACGTTGATCAGACATTCAATCAAATTACTGTTGACGGTGACACGTCTACTAATGACATGGTGGTCACGTTGGCGAATGGTCTGGCAGATAATCCGAGTTTACAAGTGGGTACCACCGACTATGATATTTTTAATCAGGCGTTGCACTATGTCTTAGGCCAACTTGCCAAGCAAATTGCCGCTGACGGTGAGGGTGCGACCAAGTTAGTCGAATGTAATGTGGTCCACGCCGCTACAACGTTTGATGGTCAGCAAATCGCCAAAGCAATTGTTGGCTCTAACCTCGTTAAGGCGGCCATTTTCGGTGAAGACCCGAATTGGGGGCGAATCATTAGCACGATTGGCGCCACTGATGCAGACATCGATGTGGCGACGGTCGATATTGAAATGAACGGCGTTTTACTTGTTCAACAAAGTCTGGCCGTTGACTTTGATATGGCAGCGGTGCAGGCGACCTTACGTGATAACCAGATTATGATCGATGTTGATTTACATCACGGTACAGCAAGTGGTCAGGCTTGGGGTTGTGACTTGACTTACAATTACGTCAAAATTAACGCGAGCTATCATACTTAA
- the argC gene encoding N-acetyl-gamma-glutamyl-phosphate reductase encodes MQVALVGVTGYSGMVLYRLLKQHPEIDRIQLYGHVGATTVALKTVAAMYQKETAVIRPFDATAIMRDNAIVFFATSAGITRQLALPFIAAHFPVIDLSGDFRLHDPEQYQRWYQRDPAPATALAQASYGLADMPAPLSTYIANPGCYATATLLGLAPLAQQQLVEPTSIVVDAKSGLSGAGKRATAASHYVAVNDNLSLYKLNQHQHIPEMMQQLQQWWSAISAIEFTTTLIPATRGIMTTIYAKAKSALTTTQVCAAFTATYHEQPFVQVLPTGMPTLKDVVGSNNCALGVDYNPVTNTIVVVSVIDNLMKGAAGQAVQNFNRYFDFAVTAGLPTLPVFP; translated from the coding sequence ATGCAAGTCGCGCTAGTTGGCGTTACGGGGTACAGTGGCATGGTGTTGTACCGGCTCTTGAAACAACATCCCGAGATCGATCGCATCCAATTATACGGGCACGTGGGAGCAACTACGGTGGCATTAAAGACGGTGGCAGCCATGTACCAGAAAGAAACGGCGGTTATTCGACCATTCGATGCGACGGCAATCATGCGCGATAACGCGATTGTGTTCTTTGCGACATCAGCGGGTATCACGCGACAATTGGCATTACCATTCATCGCTGCTCATTTTCCAGTCATCGATTTATCTGGTGACTTCCGCTTGCATGATCCAGAGCAATATCAGCGGTGGTACCAACGTGATCCAGCACCGGCGACCGCTTTGGCACAGGCGAGCTACGGCTTAGCTGATATGCCGGCGCCCTTGTCCACCTACATTGCGAATCCCGGCTGTTATGCGACTGCTACGTTATTAGGACTAGCGCCACTTGCTCAGCAGCAGTTGGTCGAACCGACTTCGATTGTTGTGGATGCTAAGTCCGGCTTATCTGGTGCTGGCAAACGAGCGACAGCTGCGAGTCATTACGTCGCTGTGAATGATAATTTGAGTTTATATAAGTTGAATCAACATCAACATATCCCTGAAATGATGCAACAGTTACAGCAGTGGTGGTCCGCGATTTCTGCGATTGAATTTACTACCACTTTGATTCCAGCAACGCGTGGGATTATGACGACGATTTATGCCAAAGCGAAGTCAGCATTGACAACGACGCAGGTCTGCGCAGCTTTTACCGCGACCTATCATGAGCAGCCGTTCGTGCAAGTGCTACCAACGGGGATGCCGACGCTCAAGGACGTTGTTGGGTCTAATAACTGTGCGTTAGGCGTTGATTATAATCCGGTCACGAACACCATCGTGGTTGTGAGCGTCATTGACAATTTGATGAAAGGTGCTGCGGGGCAGGCCGTTCAGAATTTTAATCGCTATTTTGATTTCGCGGTTACGGCCGGATTACCGACGTTACCTGTATTTCCCTGA
- a CDS encoding carbamoyl phosphate synthase small subunit: MNKYLTLADGTQWIGTAIGDCQLEVAGRIVFNTGMTGYQETLTDPSYLNQMIAFTYPLIGNYGIDPTVAQAPTIGAQAIIVHELTTFNDHYTSRQSLASFLTIHHVAGIEGVDTRDLTIHIRQTGAQMAILSNHPITDFEAQLATFAPQVLTATPLPVATTTIRPRVAILNFGEKAAITAELQARGADIVVLPPTASLKAVAAYHPDGILLSNGPGDPTDYHTYLATIRQLAQRYPLAGICLGHQLIALAYGAQTYQLSFGHHGLNHPVQACADGRIIMTSQNHDYAVDPASIKGTPLIVTHTELNDGSIEGLRLPHQAVMSVQFHPEAHPGPQEAGQFFDDFLLTIQKEAVVNA; this comes from the coding sequence ATGAACAAATACTTAACTTTAGCGGACGGCACACAGTGGATTGGAACGGCAATTGGGGATTGCCAGCTAGAGGTTGCGGGGCGCATCGTCTTCAATACGGGAATGACGGGTTATCAGGAAACATTGACTGATCCATCCTACCTAAATCAAATGATTGCCTTCACTTACCCATTAATTGGTAATTATGGTATCGATCCGACCGTGGCCCAGGCACCAACGATTGGCGCACAAGCCATCATCGTTCACGAGCTGACCACTTTTAATGATCACTATACTAGTCGCCAATCACTGGCAAGTTTTCTGACAATCCACCATGTAGCCGGCATTGAAGGCGTCGATACTCGTGACCTAACGATTCACATTCGCCAAACGGGAGCCCAGATGGCAATCTTGAGCAATCATCCCATCACTGATTTTGAAGCGCAACTCGCCACATTCGCACCCCAAGTACTAACGGCTACCCCCCTCCCAGTAGCGACGACCACCATCCGTCCACGCGTCGCGATTCTCAACTTTGGTGAAAAAGCAGCTATCACCGCTGAATTGCAAGCCCGGGGCGCGGACATTGTTGTCCTTCCACCTACAGCTAGTCTCAAGGCCGTGGCCGCGTATCACCCTGACGGAATTTTGTTATCCAACGGTCCCGGTGATCCGACCGACTATCACACTTACTTAGCGACCATTCGCCAACTCGCACAACGTTATCCGCTGGCTGGCATTTGCCTTGGTCATCAGTTGATTGCGCTCGCCTATGGTGCTCAGACTTACCAGCTTTCCTTTGGTCACCACGGGCTAAACCATCCGGTACAAGCCTGCGCTGACGGTCGTATTATCATGACTTCGCAAAATCATGATTACGCCGTCGATCCGGCATCGATCAAGGGCACCCCGCTGATCGTCACGCACACTGAATTAAATGACGGCAGCATTGAAGGCTTGCGCCTACCGCACCAGGCCGTAATGTCGGTGCAATTCCATCCCGAAGCACACCCGGGACCCCAGGAAGCTGGGCAATTTTTCGATGATTTCTTACTAACAATTCAAAAGGAGGCGGTTGTTAATGCCTAA